From one Methanolobus chelungpuianus genomic stretch:
- a CDS encoding AzlC family ABC transporter permease, whose protein sequence is MTHESEKLLFSAFKTTLPVLFGYIPLGMAFGLLLAGAGYHWIYALVMSIFIYTGAGQFIAVALLAAGAQLMEFITVTLLINLRHSFYGLSLLDKFSGVGKVKPYLMFALTDETYALLTTTTVPEGASKARFYFYISALDHLYWIAGSVLGAVLGSMLRLNLEGLTFVLAALFVVLTIEQYYASRARFPFVAAISAGVLSLLLFSPDNMLLLSIVIGTFILIMYERTIKGKNSEPSSSDSAPREELL, encoded by the coding sequence ATGACCCATGAGAGTGAAAAACTCCTCTTTAGCGCCTTCAAGACCACACTTCCTGTTCTCTTTGGCTATATCCCTCTGGGAATGGCTTTCGGATTACTGCTGGCAGGAGCCGGATATCACTGGATATATGCTCTTGTGATGAGCATTTTCATCTATACGGGGGCGGGACAGTTCATAGCCGTAGCGCTGCTGGCAGCAGGTGCACAACTCATGGAATTTATCACCGTCACTCTCCTGATAAACCTGCGTCATTCCTTTTACGGGCTCTCCCTGCTCGATAAGTTCTCAGGGGTCGGGAAGGTCAAGCCTTATCTCATGTTCGCACTCACCGATGAGACTTACGCTCTGCTCACCACCACCACTGTTCCGGAAGGAGCGTCAAAGGCAAGGTTCTACTTCTATATCTCGGCACTTGACCACCTTTACTGGATAGCAGGCTCCGTCCTGGGTGCTGTGCTGGGTTCCATGCTAAGGCTTAACCTGGAGGGCCTCACCTTTGTCCTGGCTGCTCTGTTCGTAGTGCTGACTATCGAGCAGTACTATGCTTCGAGAGCGCGCTTTCCTTTCGTTGCTGCGATTAGCGCCGGAGTGCTGTCCCTCCTGCTTTTCAGCCCGGATAACATGCTGTTACTCTCCATTGTGATCGGGACTTTCATCCTGATAATGTACGAGAGAACGATAAAGGGTAAGAACAGTGAGCCCTCATCCAGTGATAGTGCCCCGAGGGAGGAACTGCTATGA
- a CDS encoding endonuclease NucS domain-containing protein encodes MRNYMLCIRNDSDQQEIDKCTSLLEHIRDKHSVSYDILDISFLGDDERQHLTNSIRHVSAAQGIAVKSQGKGPLPISRNTNSLGKICTLLVYDDNKLIGVYPHVKNQKRIDILPYLEKMLLIDDVNTAFDSQSITEADISRMISTFPELIEPGLQFLDTEVEVEGGRIDAVFKDNNGRHLLIEIEIEVGDNAIGQVQRFITYSEKYGIPQNQIRLGFVCAKIPESRLNACKGASIEVYTLCLVKKA; translated from the coding sequence ATGAGAAACTATATGCTTTGTATAAGGAATGACAGCGATCAGCAGGAAATAGACAAATGTACTTCATTGCTTGAACACATAAGAGATAAGCACTCAGTAAGTTATGATATCCTTGATATCAGCTTTCTTGGAGACGATGAAAGGCAGCATCTGACCAACAGTATCCGCCATGTGAGTGCTGCGCAGGGAATTGCAGTCAAGAGCCAAGGGAAGGGACCGCTTCCAATATCGCGCAATACCAATTCACTTGGAAAGATATGTACCCTGCTGGTTTATGATGATAATAAACTAATTGGAGTATACCCTCATGTGAAGAACCAGAAGAGGATCGATATCCTGCCTTACCTTGAAAAGATGCTTTTAATTGACGATGTCAATACCGCCTTCGACTCACAGAGCATTACAGAAGCAGATATTTCCAGGATGATATCGACATTTCCTGAACTTATTGAGCCGGGCCTGCAGTTTCTGGACACGGAAGTAGAAGTTGAGGGAGGAAGGATCGATGCTGTCTTCAAGGATAATAATGGAAGACACCTGCTCATCGAAATAGAGATCGAGGTAGGTGATAATGCTATTGGACAAGTGCAGAGGTTTATTACATATTCTGAAAAATATGGAATCCCTCAGAACCAGATACGGTTGGGCTTTGTCTGCGCCAAGATACCGGAGAGCAGGCTGAATGCATGCAAAGGCGCAAGTATTGAGGTCTATACTCTCTGTTTAGTCAAGAAAGCCTGA
- a CDS encoding ribulose-bisphosphate carboxylase, which produces MSLTEEQLLQSLNPKQQGYVNLKLENPANGEYLLGVFHMVPEGRLNILQTAAEVAAESSTGTNFRVNTETPFSKVMNALVYKLDLEKDLVWIAYPWRLFDRGGNIQNILTYIVGNILGIKEIKALKLLDVWFPPSMLEQYDGPSYTLDDMRKYLGVYGRPILGTIIKPKMGLTSAEYAEVCYDFWVGGGDFVKNDEPQANQDFCPYDKMVKHVKEAMDKAVKETGKKKVHSFNVSAADFDTMIGRCEMIINAGFEPGSYAFLIDGITAGWMAVQTLRRRYPGVFIHFHRAGHGAFTRPENPIGFSVLVLSKFARLAGTSGIHTGTAGVGKMKGTPEEDVVAAHGILYLRSKGHFFEQSWTKIPDMDRDIEELVSKDKAHGVILEDDSWRAVRKCCPIVSGGLNPIRLKPFIDVMGNVDFITTMGSGVHAHPGGTRVGAMSLVQACEAYLKGIDINEYAKDHKELAQAIDYFSRASKDAM; this is translated from the coding sequence ATGAGCCTGACTGAAGAGCAACTGTTACAATCACTGAATCCAAAGCAGCAGGGTTATGTTAACCTTAAGCTTGAGAACCCTGCCAATGGAGAATATCTGCTTGGTGTCTTCCACATGGTCCCTGAAGGAAGGCTGAACATACTGCAGACAGCAGCTGAAGTTGCGGCTGAATCATCCACAGGTACCAATTTCAGGGTAAATACTGAGACTCCTTTCTCAAAGGTAATGAATGCCCTTGTGTACAAACTTGATCTGGAAAAGGATCTGGTATGGATAGCTTATCCCTGGAGGCTTTTTGACAGGGGAGGCAACATTCAGAACATCCTGACCTACATAGTGGGGAACATCCTTGGTATCAAGGAGATCAAGGCCCTCAAGCTGCTTGATGTGTGGTTCCCTCCGTCGATGCTGGAGCAGTACGATGGTCCCAGCTATACGCTGGATGATATGCGCAAGTACCTGGGTGTGTATGGCAGGCCTATCCTCGGAACAATCATAAAACCAAAGATGGGGCTTACTTCTGCTGAGTATGCGGAAGTCTGCTACGATTTCTGGGTTGGCGGCGGTGATTTTGTCAAGAATGACGAGCCACAGGCAAACCAGGATTTCTGTCCCTATGACAAGATGGTTAAGCATGTCAAGGAAGCCATGGACAAGGCTGTGAAAGAGACCGGCAAGAAGAAGGTCCACTCTTTCAATGTCTCGGCAGCAGATTTTGACACCATGATAGGGAGATGCGAGATGATCATAAATGCAGGATTCGAGCCAGGCAGCTATGCGTTCCTCATAGACGGGATAACTGCCGGCTGGATGGCTGTACAGACCCTCAGAAGAAGGTATCCGGGTGTCTTCATCCACTTCCACAGGGCAGGCCACGGAGCTTTCACAAGACCCGAGAACCCAATAGGCTTCTCTGTGCTGGTGTTGTCCAAGTTCGCACGCCTTGCCGGCACTTCGGGCATACACACGGGTACTGCAGGTGTCGGGAAAATGAAAGGTACGCCTGAGGAAGACGTGGTTGCAGCACACGGGATACTCTACCTGAGATCCAAAGGGCACTTCTTTGAGCAGTCCTGGACAAAGATACCGGATATGGACAGGGACATCGAGGAACTTGTGAGTAAGGACAAAGCACATGGCGTCATCCTGGAGGACGACAGCTGGAGAGCCGTCAGGAAGTGCTGTCCCATCGTCTCCGGAGGGCTCAACCCCATCAGGCTGAAACCCTTTATAGATGTCATGGGCAACGTTGATTTCATTACCACAATGGGCTCTGGAGTGCATGCCCATCCCGGCGGAACGCGGGTGGGAGCAATGTCCCTTGTACAGGCATGTGAGGCGTATCTGAAAGGTATCGACATCAATGAGTATGCCAAAGACCACAAGGAACTTGCACAGGCGATAGATTACTTCTCCAGGGCATCAAAAGATGCCATGTGA